The genomic region ATAAAGAGAAGTAAACAAATTGTAGAAGgaacatttatttatgagatctttttatttattttttatgtagaaaTTGCTCGAGAAAtctcaaaataaattattcacCGAAAGATTTTATCATGCTATGGACATGGATTCTAAGGACTTACATaatcatattaaaatatgtagCAATATAAAGGTAACTAATAAGGTAAATAAAAGTGTAGATGGAAATGTAAATGAAATGGTAAATCAAAAGATAGTAGAAGTTagaaaaatttgtacaaaattcCTAAGATATTTAGCTCATTATGCATTATCGCCTATTTCAAATCCTAAATACGATGAGTGTAttctattaaatttttggatATACAGTAGATTGGATAATATTTTGGAGTCTAGTAATCATCGTGCTATTATTCATGCTTTTATCAGTATCCTACAGATATGGAATCAAATTCTTCATTTAAAACGAAAGAACACtcattataaaatatgtcatCCAGACAGTACTACTATTTTTCTAAAAGAttggaaggaaagaaaagaattgtaCGATTACTATGTTAATTATGATACCCTTTTTCTTATGGCCAAATTCTATGAAACACCTGAGTGCACATAttataaagaaattaaagaaaagcaaaaaatatttgataaatTCAAAAGACTTTGTGATTCCAGCCCAGAAAATTGCCCAAATTTCTTTGAAAAGTGCAAGCCTTACGAACCGAATATAGTGATAA from Plasmodium cynomolgi strain B DNA, scaffold: 1148, whole genome shotgun sequence harbors:
- a CDS encoding hypothetical protein (putative): MDMDSKDLHNHIKICSNIKVTNKVNKSVDGNVNEMVNQKIVEVRKICTKFLRYLAHYALSPISNPKYDECILLNFWIYSRLDNILESSNHRAIIHAFISILQIWNQILHLKRKNTHYKICHPDSTTIFLKDWKERKELYDYYVNYDTLFLMAKFYETPECTYYKEIKEKQKIFDKFKRLCDSSPENCPNFFEKCKPYEPNIVISNLNCHKKLESEKGDENTLMGFSATLGTASSVEEPQDHAIDIKDYIEDNPDTLNDSEDFYTQLDSENSGIGTKVTHSILGAAPVLLTGTVLYRVCIYFVNIYHYSTNL